The following coding sequences lie in one Phragmites australis chromosome 8, lpPhrAust1.1, whole genome shotgun sequence genomic window:
- the LOC133926845 gene encoding GDSL esterase/lipase At5g45910-like: protein MRVGRLPTPAAMAAVPARPPRLLPLLVAAALLCLSAAAPRCAAASRSKKSYKAIFSFGDSLSDAGNLIVDGVPKSLTTARAPYGMTFFGKPTGRCSNGRIVVDFLAESFGLPLPPPSQAHGKDFKKGANFAITGATALEYSFFKAHGIDQRIWNTGSINTQIGWLQKMKPSLCRSEQECRDYFSKSLFVVGEFGGNDYNAPLFSGVAFSEVKTYVPLVAKAIANGVEKLIELGATDLLVPGVLPIGCFPLYLTLYNTSNKADYNARTGCLRRYNRLAFHHNRELKQQLDELQKKYPKTKIMFGDYFKAAMQFVISPGKFGFSTALQACCGAGGQGNYNFNLKKKCGEQGASVCSNPSSYVSWDGIHMTEAAYRMIASGWLNGPFAQPPILKS, encoded by the exons ATGCGCGTTGGGCGCCTGCCGACACCCGCTGCAATGGCCGCCGTCCCCGCCCGTCCGCCGCGGCTGCTTCCCCTCCTGGTCGCCGCCGCGCTGCTGTGCCtatcggcggcggcgccccggTGCGCCGCGGCCAGCAGGAGCAAGAAGTCGTACAAGGCCATCTTCAGCTTCGGGGACTCGCTCTCCGACGCGGGGAACCTCATCGTCGACGGCGTGCCCAAGTCGCTCACCACCGCGCGCGCGCCCTACGGGATGACCTTCTTCGGCAAACCCACCGGACGGTGCTCCAACGGACGCATCGTCGTCGACTTCCTCG CTGAGAGTTTCgggctgccgctgccgccgccgtcgcaggCGCACGGCAAGGACTTCAAGAAGGGCGCCAACTTCGCCATCACCGGCGCGACGGCGCTGGAGTACTCCTTCTTCAAGGCGCACGGAATCGACCAGCGCATCTGGAACACCGGCTCCATCAACACCCAGATCGGCTGGCTCCAGAAGATGAAGCCGTCGCTCTGCAGATCGGAGCAAG AGTGCAGGGACTACTTCAGTAAGTCCCTGTTCGTGGTGGGGGAATTTGGGGGCAATGACTACAATGCGCCGCTGTTCTCTGGTGTCGCATTTTCTGAGGTGAAGACTTACGTGCCGCTTGTTGCCAAGGCCATCGCCAATGGCGTCGAG aaattgATCGAGCTTGGGGCGACAGACCTGCTGGTGCCCGGCGTTCTCCCGATCGGTTGCTTCCCATTGTACCTGACATTGTACAACACCAGCAACAAAGCAGACTACAATGCCCGCACCGGGTGCCTCCGGAGGTACAACCGTCTCGCCTTCCACCACAACAGAGAGCTCAAGCAGCAGCTTGATGAGCTTCAGAAGAAGTACCCAAAGACGAAAATCATGTTTGGCGATTACTTCAAGGCTGCAATGCAGTTTGTCATTAGCCCTGGGAAATTTG GTTTCAGCACAGCTTTGCAAGCTTGCTGCGGCGCTGGAGGGCAGGGCAACTACAACTTCAACCTCAAGAAGAAGTGCGGTGAGCAGGGTGCAAGCGTGTGCTCAAACCCGTCGTCATATGTGAGCTGGGATGGCATCCACATGACCGAAGCTGCATACAGAATGATCGCCAGTGGCTGGTTGAATGGCCCTTTCGCTCAACCCCCAATTCTGAAGTCATAA